A segment of the Coffea arabica cultivar ET-39 chromosome 8c, Coffea Arabica ET-39 HiFi, whole genome shotgun sequence genome:
GTTATATTATTACATTGACCCTAGAGGGGATTTGAACCATGGACTAATGGAACTTCAAACGGATGAAAACATTAGACAATTCTATGGTTGGGTTAATGAGTACAAGTTGATGGAAGTATACTGTCATCAGTTAACAGTTAAGGAAATATATGAGTTGCAGAAGAAAAAGGAACTGGAACAGTTATCACAGACAAAGAGTTCAGTGGTAATAGAGGAGATCTTGGATGATGGTGAAATTCTTACACAACAGGCAGCAGCACCTCATAGACAAAGAAAAGGAGTCCAAGCTAGTAGATCAGTTGCAGCTTTAGAGTGGACACATGACCATGCTGGCGAAGATGAAGATTTATACCAGAATTCTTCTAGGAGATGTGAGCAGGCCAACAACAATACACAGGAGTCCGAGCCATAAATGCATAGCCAAGCTGATAATGACCCAACTCCATCAAGTCAGAATAGGAGGGACAATGACAGTTCCAGGAATAAAAGAAACGGTGATAGGAGAAAATCTCGTACGTCGGAGGCCCTTTGTGGTGCTGCAAAAAGAGTTACAAAAGAAAGTGCAGCAACTGAAGGTGTATCAAATAATGGTGCTACAACTGAAGGTGCACAAATGGAGGTGCAGCAGGTCAAGGTGCATCAAATGGAGATGCAGTAGGTGAAGGTGCAGCAACTGAAGGCACAGCAACTGAAGCTGTAACAGAAGCTGGTGCAGCAACTGAAGCTGAAGCATTTGAAAATAGAGAAGGTGCAGCAACTGAAGCTGAAGCATGTGAAAATAGAGAGGAACACAACCCACTATTAGATGATATTGTGGAAGGGGAATTAAATAGTGATCCAGATTCAGAAGATGAAAATGTTCGAGTGAGATACACTAGTTTCAATGCTAGCAGAGATGGAACAGATCCTTATTTTCATGTTGAGCAAAAATTTGGAACCAAAAAACAGTTCAGAGATGCTCTCAGAAATTATGCAATTATGAGTAGAAGACCTGTATACATGTATACAAGTGACAAAACAAGAATGAGAGCTAAATGTGTAGATCCGTGTAAGTGGTATATTTATGCTAGCCACGTTCCTGCTTTGGGTACCCAAGACTTTGTAGTTAAAAGAATTTACGATATCCATACCAATTGCAGCCATGCTTGGAGAAACAAAAACATGACATCCAATTGGGTAGCTGACAAATTTGAAGAATCTGTTAGATCCAACATGAACATGCCTGTTAGGCAATTGTGACAGAGTATAGATGAGCAATATAGCTGCGAGATCACAAGAAACAAAGGTTACAAAGCACTTGCAATGGCTAAGGCTGCTATCAAAGTGTCAGCATCTCAGCAGTATATTGATGTTGGGAGGTACACAGCAGAACTACAAAAAACTCACCCTGACACCACCATAGACATCAAGTATTCACCAAGAGCTGATCCTGAAAGTAATCCCAGATTCATGAGATTCTACTGCTGTTTAGGACCATTGAAAAAGGGATTTAGAGAGGAATGTAGGCCCCTTATTGCTCTTGATGGCTATCACACTAAGGGGGCATATCCAGGGCAGTTGTTGACTGCTATTGGGGCAAATCCAAATAATGGTTGGTGGCCATTAGCCTGCGCAGTTGTTGAGAAGGAGGCTCGGGAACAATAGCTTTGGTTTTTGAGTTTACTGATTAATGATCTAGAAATACCAGCAACTAGCAGTGAATACACTTTTATTTCAGACCAATAGAAGGTTAGGAGTACTGTTCTTTATCCTTATAGCATGTATTGTACAGGATAATTTTTGCAAGTGACTAAACTTAGAACTCTTTTATAGGGTCTTGATAGTGCACTGCTGGAGTTATTACCAGAAGTTGGCCATAGATATTATATACAACAAGAAAAACACCTTGGTGAAGTGGTTAAAGAAAAATTCTGGAGCATTGCAGCAGCATCAACAGTAGAGTTCTATGAGGCAGCATTGGAAGAGCTTAGAGCATATGACCAGCAAGCTCACGCGTGGGTCAAGAGTGCTACACCACCTCATCACTGGTGTAAGGCTTTTTTTCCACTTCACATGAAATCTGACATGCTAGTTAATAATTTATCAGAGACATTTAATTTTCATATATTAAATGCTAGAGAGTTGCCAGTGATTGGGATGATTGAGTGGATTAGACAATTCATAATGGAAATAATATCAAATAGGGTGTATTGGATGAGAAAATGTAGTGATCCTGTGGGACCAGCAATAAAGGCTTTGATTGAGGAGAGGGAAAAGTTTTCTAGGAAGTGGAAGCCAATATCAAATGGGAAAGGGGGTTACCAGGTTAGGAGACCTAGAGGGGAACAATTTGCTGTGTACTTAAGAGACAGAACATGTACATGCAGGTTGTGGCAAATTAGTGGGCTCCCCTACTGCCATGCAATTTCTGccattttaaaaattagtagGAACCCAAATGACTATGCCGATCAGTGTTATAGTAGAGATCTATTCTTTCAAATATATGAAAATGTACTATATCCAATTAGTGGAAAGTCTCTATGGCCTCAGAGTGATATTCCCATATTAGATCCTCCACTTGCATGTGTCCAACCTGGTAGGcccaagaaagcaagaagaaaaGATAGTTCTGAAAATAGAAGTAGTGTTCATGTGGGAACGGATAATGTGCAAAAATTAAGAAAGCATGTGATCATGCACTGTAGAAGATGTGGTCAGGCAGGCCACAATGCTGCAAAAGTGTTTCAGAAAATAATGGAGGTGAAGGCTGCAGTCAACCTGCTCCAGTTCCCAAACATGCTAGAAAGTTAAAAGGCACCAAAAATGGCTCAAGCATAGCACATGGAGCTAATTCTCAGGAGCCTGATTTTGTTCATGTGGAAGTTCAAGGATATTCTTCAAGTTGTGCCAATTCTCAGCCACATGGAGCTGAAGAGCAAGCTACTTCATATAATGACACTGGTTCATATGCTGAAAGTAATGCACAAGCTGCCACTAATAGTACGAAAAAGCAGCAGATTAGAAAGACTAAAACACTTGTAGGTGTAAaatttatttctaattttgtttttaattttactATGGCAAATAGCTTTCGTTAATATTTATTGTACTTGTGTATAGGTGAGGAGACTTAAGCCTATCAATGATGCCGACCAGTCTACTACAGCGGCTAACAAACAGTCTCTCCATTCAAAGAGAAAGCTGTCTGAAATTGACAAGATAAGTATCAACACCAATTATGAGTACTTGGGCAAAGAACCTCCTTTCAAGATTGGTAAATGGGCTGGAACATCAAGGAGCAATAGAAGTGGAAGTGGAAGATCAgattaaaggacttgtttgcatagCTTTTGTTTGGATGTATTCTATGTCTAGGACAATTCCAGATTATTTACATGTGAAACACGGCTAACTTTGTTGGCAGTTGTTTGGAATGACAGTGACAATTATCTCTTTTGTAAGGCAGTTGTTTAAAAGTGTGCATATTCAATCTCATTTTGATGGGTCCAGTGGTCTTTTGTTGTATTTGGCTTTATATGGATGCATTTGTGAGCTACTTTTCTTTTGCACCATCCATATGTTGGAACTAATACTTCAGTCTTTTATTCATAAATTACAATCTCAAACATCCAAGGTGTAAACAACACCAACCAAAATGAAGTGTATATAACAACACTACAACCTCAACAAAAATGCGCTGTGTATTAAAACATTTGACAGCACTGGTTTAGGATTTGAAGTACAACAATACTCTAGTAGCCATCAATTTGCAGCCTTCCAAACTTCTGTCCCTTGTTAGGGCCCCAAATCCACATTGATGCATTAACAATTGTCCAGGTTATAACAAAAAGAACAATGACCATTTTTTTCCCATTCTTTCTTCCAAGTTTCTCCTTCAGATTTTTTACTTTAACCTCCAGTTTCTCAGCTTTCTTTTGCAACTTGAGAACTTGTTGCCGCAAAGTTTCGTTCTCGGTTTCCAATCTATTTATTCTTCTTAAAAGACTGGGTATGACTTGTTTCGAACACTCACACATTTCTTCATCATACCAATTCCAATAACCACAGCCATCAACCTacaaaaaaattatccaaattctTTTTAGCCGATAAATGTCTAAACAATTAAACATTAACCTAATTTAACGAATTTCCTATATCTTCACACACTTATCTCGCCATTAGCACATTCAACATATCTCCTTGCCGGGTTCCTATCAGTCCATGAAgtcttcaaattggttttaCTGCCATAAGAGCAGGTCGGAGTTGTTTCCTTGCCTTTTCCTCTCATGAAGCTTCAACACATTCCCAGCAAATTGCAAGTCGGAGTTCTTTCCTTGGGTATTCCTCCAATGAAACTTCAACACATTCTCAGCAAATTGCAACTTCGTATATTGTCCCTCCTACTCCATATTTGCAGAAGAAATCTATTACAGGATAAGGGTTTGCACTTCCTAATTGAACTTGCGAGTTGTTTGACATTTGAGAGTGATTTATGGTGGAGAGTTTCAAGGAAAAGGTTGTGTAGACGAATTTACCCCTCAAAAAGTTGATTTCCATCTCTCCTGATGGCACAAATACACGGAATAACCAAAACGGTATAGATTTACTAGTTCAATGACATTTCGCGgtaataaaaaagtttagtgaccagAACAGCACTTTgaaatagtttagtgacatttcGTACAATTCACTCTAATAAATATTAAGGTTCTCTAAATAAgttgaaaaacaaaataataagaaaTACATATTAGTTGAAAGGACATAAAGtaccataaaaaaaatttacaccaACACCTCCTTTTccatttatatataaaaaaaaataatatatgcaGTAGTAAATGTAGAATATATATAGTATATACAGTATGGATTATACAGGGCAGAAATTGTAGTAcacttacatttttttttcattcgtCAATCCTAAACTATCTTAATCTAAGGGGAAGATCCAATTGGATCTAGAGAGGTCAATGGGAACTGAATCACCATTGGATCAGACGGGTGCGTATCACACCCgtctgaaatttttaaaaaactactTAATGTGGCAATTGGTGGGTCTTAAATGGCTGGTGGTTTAGTACGCTTACATTTAGATATGCATAGGGAGGAATAGCCATATGCATATAGCATTTCCCTGTACTAAACTAAAGTATTCTATACCTTCCTGGATTACagtaacccaaaaaaaaaagagtagcgCAACTCCCATTTTTTTGCAGAGTCTAAATCGTGTAAAAGGAAGTGCAAATACTAGGGTGCATTCGATTTGAATCGAGttcaaataatgcataacttGAAATTGACTCAACATAAAATATTTGATCTGGAGTTCGACTTCAGTTTACCTTATTGgaattcaaacttgattttaagtttaattaaatctaatcgagtcttattaatCTCTATTGAATCCATTCAAGCTCgcataataaaaattaatattttacatataattttaaataaagaaTATAATTGACATTTtacaacaataaaaaaatatatatatattataaaaagctTGATTAGGCATGTTGATCCTTCAAGTACAATAATTTGGAACTCGATTTGTGAGATCAAACGGACAACCCAAATTCAAGTTCAAACTCGATTAAAGTGAGTTCGAATCGAGTTGTTGACTGAGTAGTTTGCGAGTTCAAGTTTAGATATTTGATTTAGCATTACCCTTAGTGAAAACCAGTGAGAAGGTAGAAAGTGAGGTTTGTCATTGTTGGCTCGTGTCAGTGTTACTAATTAGCATTAAGTTAAGTGTTTATCTCACCTTggtaattgatttttattttctaaacctATAGTAGTGTACAACTGCTAAAGATACCACTGTTGATGCGTTTGATTGCACTCTGACCGGTTCAACCAATCAAATTGCAAGCTGATCATGCCATCGCTTCGATTCAAtgaataattcaaaaaataaattgaacCGATCAAACACGATCGAATcgagtttttttaaaaaattgtcattataaaaaaatttaaaaataaaattatgttTTTTTAAATAAGTAT
Coding sequences within it:
- the LOC140013475 gene encoding uncharacterized protein, whose amino-acid sequence is MAKAAIKVSASQQYIDVGRYTAELQKTHPDTTIDIKYSPRADPESNPRFMRFYCCLGPLKKGFREECRPLIALDGYHTKGAYPGQLLTAIGANPNNGWWPLACAVVEKEGLDSALLELLPEVGHRYYIQQEKHLGEVVKEKFWSIAAASTVEFYEAALEELRAYDQQAHAWVKSATPPHHWCKAFFPLHMKSDMLVNNLSETFNFHILNARELPVIGMIEWIRQFIMEIISNRVYWMRKCSDPVGPAIKALIEEREKFSRKWKPISNGKGGYQVRRPRGEQFAVYLRDRTCTCRLWQISGLPYCHAISAILKISRNPNDYADQCYSRDLFFQIYENVLYPISGKSLWPQSDIPILDPPLACVQPGRPKKARRKDSSENRSSVHVGTDNVQKLRKHVIMHCRRCGQAGHNAAKVFQKIMEEPDFVHVEVQGYSSSCANSQPHGAEEQATSYNDTGSYAESNAQAATNSTKKQQIRKTKTLVRRLKPINDADQSTTAANKQSLHSKRKLSEIDKISINTNYEYLGKEPPFKIGKWAGTSRSNRSGSGRSD